One Leptolyngbya sp. SIO1E4 genomic window, CTTAACCTGCATCACAGGCCGTAAAGACAGGGTAGATTCGAGATGAGGCGCAGGATACAGGCCATAAAGGGCTAACCCCACCCGCACCATGTCGTAATGCAAGTCTGGAAAAGCCAGCGTGGCAGCGGAGTTAGCCAGGTGTAGCCGTGGCAAGGGCGCACACTGAACAGAAATCTGGGCGATCGCCGATTGAAAGCGCCGATGTTGCTGATGCAGCACCGTTGGGTCTACATCATCGGCAGTGGCCAGGTGAGAATAGATACTGGCCACCTGCAGGTGGGGCAGCCGCTGAACAAACTGGACAAACTCTTGGGCCTGCTGCCACGGGAATCCCAGGCGAGACATGCCGGTATCTAGCTTCAAATGCACGGGCAGCACTGGTCGTTGGGTTTGGGCTAACCCTTCCGAGAAAACTAGCGCTTGCTTAGGAGACACCAGGGTCGGCTGTAACTGCCAATGAGCGATCGCCCCCATCTCTTCTCGGCTGTTCACTGCCCCCATGACCAAAATTGGGGCTTGGATACCCGCCTGGCGCAGTTCTACGCCCTCTGGAACCGTCGCCACCCCTAACCATTGGGCACCCGCTGCCAGGGCTGCCTGAGCAATTGTCACGGCACCATGACCATAAGCATCCGCCTTGACCACAGCCATCAGCGCCGTTTGTCCTCTCAGATGGTGAGTCAACTGTTGAACGTTATGTTGCAAGGCCGCCAAATCAATTTCTACCCAGGCACGACAGCAACGCAGGGTTGTTAGGGCAGGCGTTTTATCCCAACTCAACATCTCAACAGTCCTCTACCACAAAATTAATTGTGCCAATTGTGCATCAACTCAGAGTTTGTACCAAGGGGCTCTTTGCAGATTGCCCGATGGCCCTCATCCCCCAGCTTCTTCTCTCAAATTTGGAACGAAGGGGAGCCAATGCTGCAAAGTTCCTCTCCCAAGCTTGGGACAGAGATTTAGGGTATACAGCGTTTCTCACTCTGATGAAGGACTAACCTTAGACCCCAAACCCTAGCCCCTATTGCGACCAGGATGTACCTCACTCAGCTAAAAAAGGCTGTAGAGCTTTGCTGTTCTTGTAGAGTAGGCACAAATGCGACAGGTGCCCTACCCAAAGTGCCTGAAATGACGGTTGGGCCAATAATTGTTTGGCAGACTCTCGGGGGTTGGGTGCAGTCTGAAAAGCAACACTGCCAGATCAGAAAATCTCTAAAGGTGGGGTTTACTGCTGCGCTAAAAAACTGCTCTAAACGTGCTATTTCTGACTACACTAAAAAGACTCAGGGTGCACTTATTGCAGTGGCACACAGGCTGCAGTGAGGAAATTAAAGCATTAAGGCTGAAGGGATGATCAAGAGCCTTGATGAGGCATTTTTACCATGCTCCCGCCATCAGTCCCCCTGCCATGACTATCGACACCCCCGCAGAAGATCGTGGTCAACAGACCTTAGCAGCCATTGTTTTGACAGATGCCGTCGGTTTCAGTGCACGGATGTCTGTAGATGAAGAAACCACCCTCAGTCTCATTCATCGGGACTTGAAGTTGACGGAAGCGCTCTGTCGGCAATTTGAAGGGCGCGTGATTAAGTCTACCGGAGACGGGCTGCTGATGTATTTCGCGAGCGCTGTCCAAGCCGTCAAGTGCAGTCTCGAAATTCAGCAGCAACTCGCCCAAGAGCATCAGGATCGAAAAATAGAAAACCCTCTGCAACATCGCATCGGCGTTCACCTGGGAGACGTGTTTTTCAAAGACTCTGACGTTATGGGAAACGGCGTGAACATTGCCGCACGACTGCAGACAGAAGCCCACGCCGGAGGTATTTGCATCTCCCAAATTGTGTACGACGTGGTGAAATCTAGACTTAACCTGAATGTGGCCTATGCCGGACGGCTACAGCTAAAAAATATTCAGGATCCTCAACCGGCCTATCACCTATATCCCCAGGGTCAGGCCCCCACCCCCTCTGCTAAAGCCAATCAGCCCCCAGAGCAAACCAAACCATCCGGCACCCGAGAGCACCCCCCAGCACCTTTGCGGCCCCACCCGCCAACGCCTCGTGATTGCCTAGAACCTGGCAGCAAAGTAGGGGGACGCTATCAGGTACAGCGGGTCTTGGGGCAAGGTGGGTTTGGACGCTCTTATCTCGTGGAAGATAGCCAGCGATTTGGCGAACTGTGTGTCTTGAAAGAATTTTTCCCGGCTAGCACCTCTAAACGGAGCCTACCAAAAGCGCTGGATCTCTTTAAACGGGAGGCCAAGACCCTTTATCAAATTAATCATCCCCAAATTCCTAAATTCATGGCCTGCTTTACCCAGGGCAAGCGCCTGTTTATTGTGCAGGAATATATCAACGGGGTGACCTATGCCCAATTATTAAAGCAGCGCAAGCGAGAAGGTTGGTGCTTCTCTGTAGAAGAGGTGATCCAATGGTTAATTCATCTGCTACAGGTATTGGATTATCTCCATGACCTGAACGTAGTGCATCGGGACATTTCCCCCGACAACATTATGTATTCCAGCGATCGCACGTTGCCGATGTTAATTGATTTTGGCCTCGTCAATGACACCATGAACGACATTTTCTCAGCCGACGACGAAGAGGCCACGGCCGGAAAAGTCAAATCGGCCACAATTGTCGGCAAGTTTGGCTATTCTCCCCCAGAACAAATGCAGTTGGGGCAGTGTTTTCCCTCCAGTGATTTGTATGCCCTGGGGGTCACCGCCATCGTCCTTTTAACCGGGAAATATCCCCGGGAGCTGATGGATCGAGGGTCTCTAGAGTGGGACTGGCAAAGGCATGTCGATTTACCGCCCCGATTTGTTCAGCTCCTCAACCGCATGATTCGGCAAAAACCCCGGGAGCGTTTTCAATCAGCGAGAGAGGTGCTAGAGGTTGCGGTCACCCTCATTGCCAATGCCACCTCTCCCCTGCCGCAAGCGGTGGTCAAGCCGATTGATCTGTCTGTAGAACAAACAGCACCGCCGCTGTATGACGCCCCCTTACAACGCGGGCAACCGGTGATGCCCGATCCGATCTTTCTAGCCCAGTGCCAGAAAGAACTCACCCGATCCGTGGGGCCAATGGCCAGCGTCCTGGTCGAGGATGTTTTAGAGCAGCATCCAGATGCCAGCCCCCAAGAGTTGGTGGCGTTACTGGCTGCTCAGCTATCTGATGGTAACCAAGCCGATGACTTCACCAGTCGGATTTATGCAAACCCTTCCATACTGGCCCATCCGGGTGGTGCCAAACCACCCCCATCAACAGCCCTTTCTTCAGCTCCTTCCCCTGAAACCCGAATCGGCCCAGAATTCTTAAATCGATGTCGTCAGGTGTTAAGCCAATCTATCGGGCCAATGGCAGACTTTCTCATAGAAGAAACCTTGGCAGACTACCCCGGCTTAAGCCCCCAAGATCTCGTCTTGCAGCTCGCCACTGAAATCCCTGACCCCAAAAAGGCCCGAGAATTTCAGCAGCGGTTGCTGTAGCCTCGACCCTGGGGCCAATTTAGGACAACTCCGGATATAACGCCCCTGCCGCTATTGCAACCACTGCAGCCCCCCTTATTTCACTCAGGAGCACTATGGGTAGCCAATCTACTGCTAAGACAATTTTTCTCCTTGCCTCCATGGTGGGCTGGTTAATGGTGGGGGCCGCCTTGATGTATCTCTTCCCCGCCATTGCCGATGGGCTGGTAGGGAGCGATCGCACCCACCTGTGGATGGCTACCCTGGCCCAGAGCGGCTATGACCCCAAACTGGCCTGGATAGGCGGGGGAAGCATCCTCGCAATAACCGTGCTGGGCAACTTTATCTGGTATCAGCAATTTGAAGACAAGCTGTAGTCAGGTCGCATTAGCCAGGTCACAGTCCAATTCAGATTCCAACTAAAAATAGCGATATGTTTCAATTCTTGAAGCTTTAGGGGGTATCTGTTGCCTTGGGGTTGATAGACTGTGCAACAATGACGAGGCAACTGCCAGCACCCCTAACGCTTGTCTAAAGGCAATTCTGGGTGATTTATAAAATTTTTCAATGCTGGTAGCCTGTTTTAATTAGTTGTTGTCGTTCTCGGCATCTCAAGCTTGCACTAGAGGACTCATGGTAGATTCCCTGAAAAAGCCTGAATTACAAGAAATGCGCCCTGGGGTTAAGGTGCCTGCAAAGGAGACGATCCTAGCCCCTCGTTTTTACACGACTGACTTCGATGAGATGGCCAAGATGGATATCTCTGTCAACGAAGATGAGTTGACAGCCATCCTCGAAGAGTTCCGTGCTGACTATAATCGCCATCACTTCGTCAGGGATGCTGAATTTGAGCAGTCTTGGGAACACATTGATGGCGACACTCGAAAGCTGTTCGTCGAATTCCTGGAACGGTCTTGCACAGCCGAGTTCTCTGGCTTCCTTCTATACAAAGAATTGGGGCGTAAGCTCAAAGATAAAAGCCCGGTGATTGCAGAGTGCTTCACGCTCATGTCTCGGGATGAAGCTCGTCATGCTGGCTTTCTAAATAAGGCCATGTCAGACTTCAACCTGCAGCTAGACTTGGGCTTCTTAACGAAGAGCAAGAACTACACCTTCTTTAAGCCCAAATTTATCTTCTACGCAACATATCTTTCTGAGAAGATTGGCTACTGGCGCTACATCAACATTTATCGCCATCTAGAATCCCATCCCGAAAATCGCATCTACCCGATTTTCCGCTTCTTTGAGAACTGGTGTCAGGACGAGAACCGCCACGGCGATTTCTTCTCCGCCATCATGAAATCTCAGCCCCAGTTCCTCAATGACTGGAGAGCGCGTTTGTGGTGTCGCTTCTTCCTGCTGTCTGTGTTTGCGACGATGTATCTCAATGATTTGCAGCGGAAGGACTTCTACGCTGCTATTGGGCTCGACGCTCGCACCTATGACATCCAGGTGATTCGAGAAACCAATGCAACCTCTGCACGCGTTTTCCCAGTTATTTTGAACGTCGATCATCCCGAGTTCTTCAAGGCGCTAGACATTAGCTCAGCGGCCAATACGAAGGTTGTGGAAATTGGGAAGTCGAACCAGCCCAAGCTGGTTAAGTTGTTGCGTCGTCTGCCCCATATCGCCAACATTGGCTGGCAGATGGTACGGCTCTACTTCATGAAGCCCATTGATGCCGATCAGATGCGAGGTGCGGTTCGTTAAGGCCGCGGCAAATAATCCCTAGCTACGTACTGAGCCTCAGTTATAAACTGGGGCTTTTTGCTGCATCAAGCTCGCGATCGCAATTTGTGCGGATAATGCAGCGGCCGCCTGAAAGAAGTCAATGGGCCATCTAGCAGTGTCCCTTGGCTATCCTGGATGGGGTTGTCAAGTGTGTAAGCATGGCATATCAAACCTTTAAGTTGAGTCACTCTATGCAGCGCATCGGGGGATTGTGGCGATCGCAATGTTGCCTGGTGGTCAGCCTGGGCCTGATGTTGAGCTTGGGGGAGAGCGCCCTAGCCCAACCCAAACCTATCCCTCAAGCCCTGCCCAAGGTCTGCACCACTGTCGAACCCGCCAGGGAACCCGCCAGGGAACCCGCCAGGGAAACCACTAGCGAACCCACTAGCGAACCCGCCAGCACCCTGGCCGTAGGCTCGAAGAACCCCTGCGATCATGCCCTCGGCACCGAGCCAGCCCTGTCGCTCTCACCCCCTCCAGCATCAGCCCTGGCTTTAACCCATCCTCGCTTGGCCGAAATGGCTCTGGCCGAAACAGAGAGCCTGCCTGCCGCTAACCCTGCCCCAGAACCCGCCCCAGAACCCACCTCAGCCATAGAGAACGCCCCCCCTGAGGACGCGCCTCCATCTTCCCCATCCCCTATTCCCAACTTAGACATTGACCCTCAGATCATTGAAGACAGCCCAGTACTACAGCGCTGGTTAAAAGAGGTCCCCGATGTCTCCACCGATATCACCTACGACCCAGCTTTTCGGACACGGGTCAGGGTGGGGTACACCGAGTTTCCCTCAACAGACAACACCGGTGGCATTCAGGTGGGGGTGCAGGATGTCTTTGTAGGGCGCACTCCCCTGACCTTTAGCGCAGAGTATGCCGGTAATGGCCGGGGCGATCGCACAAGTTTCGGCATCGACGCTCAATATTACCTTTTGCCCCTGGGCTGGTATGGCAATGTGGCACCAGTTCTGGGGTACCACGCTATTGAAACCTCCAACACCAGAACTAACGGCCTCAATGTCGGATTTCGGATTATTTTGATTCCCTCGCGATCCGGCGGGGCCGATCTGTCCCTGACCCAGAGTTGGGTCGCCCCCGGCAGTGAAGCGGAAGTCAGCCTAACCACGTTCGCCGTCGGGTATGCCGTGAGTCAAGATCTGCGCCTTGGCACTGAGATTCAATCCCAAAACACCCAACAGAGCCGAGACAGCAGCGTCAGCATCTTGCTGGAGTGGCTCCTGTAACCAGGGTATGGTAATTTGTAGAAACAATAATATGGGCGGTAACGCCTTATTTTGTGATGTCTGGTATTATGTAAACCTCAAGTTTGTGTCGGCTAATGGCTTAGCCGAGAAATCTTGAAACCCTCAAGGGCCACTATTGTTTTAGCTGCTGTTGTCAATTTTCAAAGAACGGTATGACTCAGGTCGTTATTGGTGAAAACGAAAATATTGAATCTGCTTTACGTCGCTTTAAGCGTCAAGTTTCAAAGGCTGGTATCTTTTCTGAAGTGAAGCGTCATCGCCACTTTGAAACCCCGCAAGAAAAGCGCAAGCGCAAGGCGGTTGCCCGGCAGAAGAAACGGTTCCGCTAAGGGCTCTAACGCTGTATTGCTTTAATGCTGTATTAAAGATTAAAAGCTCGATTTTAGGCTTAACGCGCCACTCCTGGGAGTGGCGCTTGTCGTATTAGCCTTCCCCCGTAATGGAAAGCCCTTCGACCCAAACGCGGGGGCAGACCCCACCTGGGGTGATCTCAGGTTCTGCTTCAATGTGGATGATGGACTTCAGCAGATCGCGGAAATCTCCGGCCACGGTGGCAGACTCGATGCTGATCTTTTCACCCTGATTCACCAGCCAGCCATCAAACGGCAGCGAGAAAGAGCCCTGCAGGGCATTAACCCCGGCGTGAAGCGCCTGCAAGTCATCAATAAAAATGACATTCTCTGCCGTATCCAGGCTCAGGGATGCCCCAGATGGCTGCCCCGGCATTACATGATAAAAGTTCGGCCCTACACTGACCTTAGCCCCAATGCTGGCGTGGCCAGTGGGCTGGGTTCCCATGCGCTTAGCCGTACCCGCACTGTGCAAAAAATGACTTAATACGCCTTCGGTAATAATGGGCAGGCGACGGGTCGGCGTCCCTTCTCCATCAAAGGTTTCAGCGCTAACATTCTCAGCGTGGAGCGCGTCATCATAGACGGTTAGCAAAGGCGTTGCAATCTGAGTGCCGAGGGAATCTACGGTAGACAAACTGCGGTTGTCTAGAATGCTCTGGGCATTGAACAGGTTAGAGAACGCATCTAGCAAACTCAGAAACGCCTCCGCCGAGAACACAACCGGGTACTTGCCAGAATCAATTTTCTGGTAGTCCAGATGGCTCAAAGTTTTATCCGTTGCTTCTTGAATGCAGGCGGGCACATCCAGGTCAGCGAGCCCGCGATTCACTCGAATTGCTCCGGCCGATCGCGGCTTCCGGCCCTCCTGTTCGGTTTTGCTGTAGAGGTACACAGAGGCATAGGTGCGATCTTCTCGCCGCAGTGCCCCACCACTGTTGAGATAGAACCGATCCACCGCACGCTGAGCCAAACCATTGTAAGGAACCGAAGCGATCGCAGGGTGGGCAGCTAGCAAGGCTTTCTCTGCATCGACCAGGGTCTCAATCAGGGTTTGAACAGGGGCTGCCGCTGCTGTCTCGTAGGAAACCGCAGCGGTCGGGGCCTTAGCTTCAGGGCTAAAGTCGGGAATATGCTCTTTAGCGCCAAAGGCACTGGCTTCAGCCGCAGTTTGCAACGCCAGGTTAATGCCGTTAGGGTCCACATCTGTAGTGGTGGTCACCCCAAGACGCCCCTGCTCATTCCACACCCGCACAATTACACTAGAGCGCTGAGATGCCTTGACCTGCTTCGGTTCTCCCTTATCAACCTGAACACTGGTTTCCTCCACAGAGGAGCCATAAAGGTCATATTTTTGGATGCCCAGCTTGTGGGCACTCTCTTCCGCGTACGCAGCAATATCTTGAAGGGTTGGCATAGGGGTCAATGGCCTATTCAGCAATGAACAATCATGCAGCCCATTTTAAAGGCCCAACCTCCACCTTGCCGCATCCCCCCATCTCCCTTCCTCATACCCTTTACCCCAATACCCTCTACCCCAACCCCCATACCCTTCACCCTCTACCCTTCACCCTCTACCCTCCACCCTCCCCTCAACCACCAACCCCCGCACTTGACACGCCCGCTGAAACAACTCAGTCGGCACCGCCTGTTCCACCGGCCATACCCCCGGTGCCTGTAGCTCACCCGATAGCAACAGCTGGGCGACGCTGCCCGTGCCCATGCCCGCTGCCGCCGCCGTATCCGGATGGACAAAGGTGGCGGTATAGCGTTCAGCCACCCCGTTATGGACGCCATCAATATCGGCCCGCATGGCAATGCCAATGCCGCTGAGGCGATCGCTGATTTCCGTCATGCGATAGCTGACGCGAGCCAGAAACTCAACGGTGGCAGGCTGACGCAGCCATCCTTTAGGCACGCCATGGGCCATCATCCAGGTGAGATGGTTGTACACATCCGGCACTGAGCCAAACTTCGTGATGACGGTTTTGACTGGAAAAGATCTCGGCAGGGTCATGGCTTCAATCGTGTTAAACCAGTAAACCCCGCAGCGGTGGTAGGGGGCCGGAAACGTCACCATTTCTCGTTGGCTGTAGGGCTCTATCGACTGCCAGGCTCCATCAATCCACCCCTGAAACGGATGCTGGAGTTCTAGAAATGTTGTGCGCATGACGGTGACCCCCGCCCCTCCAGAACCTGCCACTACATAGCTGAGCTGCACCGAGTCTGCCTCGTCCAACTGCTCGATGCCCTGGCGCACCATACTGTTTGAAATGCCTGGAAAGACCCCGGTACTGACGATCGCCGTCACCCCTTGCACCTGGGCTGCAGATCTCAACTCCAAAGCAGTTTGAACATACCGGGGATTATCGGCCACATCCACATAATTCACCCTTTGGGCAATGCAGGTTTCTAGCACATGGGCATCGCGGTAGCTAAACGGCCCAGCACAGTGAATCACCAGGGTATGACGGGCGATCGCCTGCTCTACAGCCGCCTGATCGGCTAAGTCCAGGGCTGAAAACTCACAGCGGGGGGGTAGCGGCTGCCCCGTTGGTTGCCGTCCGGTCACGGTAATGGCTGCCTCGGTATGCGCCAGCACATCCGCTGCAACGCTCGCCCCAATACGCCCCTGCCCCCCTAAAATCAAAACCTTTTGTGTCATTTTCGGCGACCAGATAAATTTCCACGTCAAGCTAAAAATGCAGCCATTTTCATGCTCTCACGCCTCCTGATCTATGGTGTTTTCTCCTTGGCTCTGGCCCGGGTTCGGGCGCCCAATAGCGGGCCTTGGCCTGCTGGCGATCGCAGGCTGTCACAGCCTGATGCCCCCCCATTCAGCCCGTGCCGTCACGATGGTACAGTTCATAGAACCTAGCCCCCTAGAACAGTCACCGGTGATGCCAGAGCCCCTCCTATTTGATACCGCTGCTGACTTTGCAGAAGGAACCGCCGCCGTGCGCCAAGGAGATCGCCTCGGCTATATCGATCATTCT contains:
- a CDS encoding alanine racemase, with protein sequence MLSWDKTPALTTLRCCRAWVEIDLAALQHNVQQLTHHLRGQTALMAVVKADAYGHGAVTIAQAALAAGAQWLGVATVPEGVELRQAGIQAPILVMGAVNSREEMGAIAHWQLQPTLVSPKQALVFSEGLAQTQRPVLPVHLKLDTGMSRLGFPWQQAQEFVQFVQRLPHLQVASIYSHLATADDVDPTVLHQQHRRFQSAIAQISVQCAPLPRLHLANSAATLAFPDLHYDMVRVGLALYGLYPAPHLESTLSLRPVMQVKARITHLKEIQAGTGVSYGHQFVAPHPMRLAVVGIGYADGVPRALSNQMSVLVNGQSAAQVGAITMDQLMIDVTTIPDLQEGTLVTLLGTSGEHQITADHWAMQTGTISWEILCGFKHRLPRIIINQSSSQVSQAEPLDRR
- a CDS encoding saccharopine dehydrogenase NADP-binding domain-containing protein; translation: MTQKVLILGGQGRIGASVAADVLAHTEAAITVTGRQPTGQPLPPRCEFSALDLADQAAVEQAIARHTLVIHCAGPFSYRDAHVLETCIAQRVNYVDVADNPRYVQTALELRSAAQVQGVTAIVSTGVFPGISNSMVRQGIEQLDEADSVQLSYVVAGSGGAGVTVMRTTFLELQHPFQGWIDGAWQSIEPYSQREMVTFPAPYHRCGVYWFNTIEAMTLPRSFPVKTVITKFGSVPDVYNHLTWMMAHGVPKGWLRQPATVEFLARVSYRMTEISDRLSGIGIAMRADIDGVHNGVAERYTATFVHPDTAAAAGMGTGSVAQLLLSGELQAPGVWPVEQAVPTELFQRACQVRGLVVEGRVEGRG
- a CDS encoding protein kinase, translating into MTIDTPAEDRGQQTLAAIVLTDAVGFSARMSVDEETTLSLIHRDLKLTEALCRQFEGRVIKSTGDGLLMYFASAVQAVKCSLEIQQQLAQEHQDRKIENPLQHRIGVHLGDVFFKDSDVMGNGVNIAARLQTEAHAGGICISQIVYDVVKSRLNLNVAYAGRLQLKNIQDPQPAYHLYPQGQAPTPSAKANQPPEQTKPSGTREHPPAPLRPHPPTPRDCLEPGSKVGGRYQVQRVLGQGGFGRSYLVEDSQRFGELCVLKEFFPASTSKRSLPKALDLFKREAKTLYQINHPQIPKFMACFTQGKRLFIVQEYINGVTYAQLLKQRKREGWCFSVEEVIQWLIHLLQVLDYLHDLNVVHRDISPDNIMYSSDRTLPMLIDFGLVNDTMNDIFSADDEEATAGKVKSATIVGKFGYSPPEQMQLGQCFPSSDLYALGVTAIVLLTGKYPRELMDRGSLEWDWQRHVDLPPRFVQLLNRMIRQKPRERFQSAREVLEVAVTLIANATSPLPQAVVKPIDLSVEQTAPPLYDAPLQRGQPVMPDPIFLAQCQKELTRSVGPMASVLVEDVLEQHPDASPQELVALLAAQLSDGNQADDFTSRIYANPSILAHPGGAKPPPSTALSSAPSPETRIGPEFLNRCRQVLSQSIGPMADFLIEETLADYPGLSPQDLVLQLATEIPDPKKAREFQQRLL
- a CDS encoding 30S ribosomal protein S21, giving the protein MTQVVIGENENIESALRRFKRQVSKAGIFSEVKRHRHFETPQEKRKRKAVARQKKRFR
- a CDS encoding TldD/PmbA family protein, producing MPTLQDIAAYAEESAHKLGIQKYDLYGSSVEETSVQVDKGEPKQVKASQRSSVIVRVWNEQGRLGVTTTTDVDPNGINLALQTAAEASAFGAKEHIPDFSPEAKAPTAAVSYETAAAAPVQTLIETLVDAEKALLAAHPAIASVPYNGLAQRAVDRFYLNSGGALRREDRTYASVYLYSKTEQEGRKPRSAGAIRVNRGLADLDVPACIQEATDKTLSHLDYQKIDSGKYPVVFSAEAFLSLLDAFSNLFNAQSILDNRSLSTVDSLGTQIATPLLTVYDDALHAENVSAETFDGEGTPTRRLPIITEGVLSHFLHSAGTAKRMGTQPTGHASIGAKVSVGPNFYHVMPGQPSGASLSLDTAENVIFIDDLQALHAGVNALQGSFSLPFDGWLVNQGEKISIESATVAGDFRDLLKSIIHIEAEPEITPGGVCPRVWVEGLSITGEG
- the acsF gene encoding magnesium-protoporphyrin IX monomethyl ester (oxidative) cyclase, which produces MVDSLKKPELQEMRPGVKVPAKETILAPRFYTTDFDEMAKMDISVNEDELTAILEEFRADYNRHHFVRDAEFEQSWEHIDGDTRKLFVEFLERSCTAEFSGFLLYKELGRKLKDKSPVIAECFTLMSRDEARHAGFLNKAMSDFNLQLDLGFLTKSKNYTFFKPKFIFYATYLSEKIGYWRYINIYRHLESHPENRIYPIFRFFENWCQDENRHGDFFSAIMKSQPQFLNDWRARLWCRFFLLSVFATMYLNDLQRKDFYAAIGLDARTYDIQVIRETNATSARVFPVILNVDHPEFFKALDISSAANTKVVEIGKSNQPKLVKLLRRLPHIANIGWQMVRLYFMKPIDADQMRGAVR